ATCTCCGTCCGCGATATGCCCAGCATCATTCACCGCATGCGCAGCTTGGCGCCGACGTGCTGATCGACCGGATTGCTGAATTTCGTGTGTTTCATCATGTCGCCCCTCACTCAGCCTAGCACCGTCACAGGTGAACAGGCCCGCCGCGATGCCACAGTTGCACGCGGGCGTCAGAGCAACGCGTCGATCTCGTCATCAGCGAGCGTGCCGGCCTTTACTAGGCCGGTGAAGCTCCTTATCCCGCCGCCCCGAGATAAATGAGCTGTACGGAAAACTCAGGGACGAGTGCCTCAACGACGAGATATTCTACAGCTTGAAGGAGGCCCAAACCATCTGGCGCTCTACAACACCAAGCGTCCACACTCTGCGCTTGGCTATCGACCACCGGTGCCGCTGACGATTGCACCAAAGCTCGACCCAGCGATCATCCTAAATTAAACTCTCAATGCGTCCGGTACAAAAATCTCAGGCCAATGGCGCCCGAGGGCCGAACGCATTTCCTCGTTAGAGCGGTTCACTTCTTTTCTGAATCGCTGGGGATTCCGCTGGGCTTCGAATTGTGATTCAAGCTGCTGGCTGGGTTGGAGGCCAGCAGCTCATGACCCGACCTCTGTCCAATGATCTGCGTGAGCGTGTCGTTGCGGCGGTGCGGAACGGTGAGAGCTGCCGGACGGTGGCTTCGCGGTTCGGCGTGGCGGTGTCGTCGGTGGTGAAGTGGTCTCAGCGCTATCGGACGACTGGCTCAGTGTCGCCGAGCAAGATGGGTGGATATCGCAAGCCGGTGCTCGATCCGCATCGGGCCTTCATCCTGGAGCGCATCAGACAGACCCCGCATCTGACCCTGCATGGGCTGAAGGACGAACTTGCCGCGCGTGGGGTAAAGGTCTCGCACAATGCCGTGTGGCTGTTCCTGCGGCGCGAAGACCTGCGGTTCAAAAAAAACACTGTTCGCGCTTGAACAGGCCCGGGCCGACATCGCCCGCAGACGAAAGCGCTGGCGATCCTGGCAGGCCGGTCTCGATCCACGGCGTTTGGTCTTCATCGACGAAACCTGGATCAAGACCAGCATGGCCCCACTGCGCGGATGGGGACGCAAGGGCGATCGCCTGCGAGCTTACGCGCCGCATGGTCATTGGCGGACGCTGACCTTCCTCGGCGCGCTCCGCCACGACGGCCTCACAGCCCCTTGCGTGTTCGATGGCCCGATCAACGGCGAGTGCTTCCGAGCCTATGTCCAGCAGCAACTCGTTCCCGCACTGAAGGCCGGCGATATTGTCGTCATGGACAACCTCGGAAGCCACAAGGCTGCCGTGCTGCGACAGATCATAAGAGCAGCCGGAGCCAGGCTCTGGTACCTGCCGCCCTACTCGCCGGACCTCAATCCGATCGAGCAGGCCTTCGCCAAGATCAAACATTGGATGCGCATGGCTCAAAGGCGCACCATCGACGATGTCTGGCGCCAAATCGGCAGCCTCGTCACAACCATAGGCCCCCGCGAATGCAGCAACTACTTCGCAAACGCCGGATACGCTTCCGTCAAATTGTGAACCGCTCTAGGCGCTCCTTAGCTTGGTTTTTAGTTCTTCAGGGGACTGCCGTAAGATGGGAATAGTAAGCATGCTTCGTGCCGATCCCCGCCAGCGAAGCATTGACGGGCGGATCGCCACGATTGACCCAAAAGATTTGACGGAAACCGCCTCCGATTATGCGCAATTCCGTACCGTTCATTAACGTGCACCCGGTAGTTGTGATCTCATAATGGAACCAAACATGCAGGCGAAGGGCTCAACAGCCGAAACGGAAGCTCCCCAGCATCTCCGCACGCGCGGTCACTCGGGGAAGCTCGCCGCTATAGCCGGCGTCCTCATGTATGTCTCCTACGGCTGGGCCGCATCGCAGTGGACGAATCCTTGGCTCGTCGTGGCCGCCCTGATCATGGGCACGTTCCTTCCGTTTTACGCACGCGGAACCAACCAGATCGACAACGTGCTGGTCGCCTCAAGCTCGCTGGTCACTGCCGGTAGGTTTGGGCGCTATATCGCTCAGTTGCTCTTCAACCTGTTCCTGTTCACTTTGCTGATCGAAGGCACGGTTATCAGCCATGAGAGCATCGCGCCGATAGGAGGCATATTGGGCGCCGCCGCGTTCACCACGCTGGTGTCGCAAGGCGGCCAATATGTCGCCGTGCTACTTGCGTCGAAGGGGTTGGGCAATCGAGACGCCAACGTGCTCGTCTCTCTTTGCGTTACCGTCGTGTTCACCGCGTTCGCGATGCTGGGCTATGCGGGTGTTCGCGATGCATTCAGAATCGTCAGCCTTACGGTCGGCGGTCTGATGTTCGTCACGGGCCTCGTCCAAGACTTTCGCCGGCTGCGCCGACGTCGCGCTTTAGTTTAAAAACAATCGATAAGTACCAGAAGTTGTACAACTTTGGCTCGTTGAAGTCGAAGTTCCAGCGACGTAATTAACCATTCGTTAATTCTTTCCTTTCTTCTACGAATCCTTCCGACTAAAATTAATTTTTACCGTGCTGCCGGGAACGCTCGCGCGTGGCGCGACGCCCGCTTCCTCCAGTCGGACAGTAGAGTGGAATATGGTGATACGTAGAGCGCTCACCAAAGCGACCGACACGATCCCGAAGCACGCAATCTCGCTTGAAGATTTCACCCGAGAAGCCATCGAAGCCTGCTTCGGTCTGGCTGAAGCCTTCGAACGCTCCCCGACTTCAGCCTATTCATCGCTGGCCGACGGACGGGTCGCCGCCATTCTCTGGTATCAACAATCGTTCCGAACACGCATTGGGTTCGAGGTCGCGATGCTTCGTCTCGGCGGCCGCATCACCGGATTTCCGGAACCCAGCAGCAGCCGCTCCAACGGCTTCTATCAAGAATCCCTCGAGGACGTCGTCCGCTTCGGCGGCGCCATCGTCGATTGCATTATCATGCGGCACTATGAGAAGGGTGCCCTGGCGCGCGCGGCGGCAGCATCGCCTGTTCCGGTGCTCAGCGGCGGTGATGGTTTCGGCGAGCATCCGAGCCAAGCGCTTGGCGACCTTTATCACCTCCGTAAATCCTTCGGCCGCATCGACGGCTTGAAAATCGGCATCGTCGGCGATCTCGAATGGCGGGCACTGCGCTCGCTCGCGATCGGCCTTTCGAAATTCGACACCGAGCTCTACATCCTGCCGCCACCGGGCAAGACCGGTATTCCGCCGGACGTACGGGCGTCGCTTGCCGGAAATGGAATGCATCCGAAAACGGCCACAGACATCAACGAACTGCTTTCGGTCTGCGATGCCGTCACCACGCTCGGCATCGACCAGAGCGACTTCGACAAGGCCAAGTCGGAAAAAGCCAAAGCCATCTCAACGCCGTCCTCACACAAGATCACCGCCCAAGGACTCGCCAGGGCCGGGCATGACGTTGCAGTCATGCATGTCGGACCGATCACCGACGAGATCGACCGCTCGATCGACGGAACTACCGCGGCCCACTACTTCGACGAAGCGCGCGATGGCATGTGGATGCGGATGGCCGTCCTGGCCTCGATCTTTGATCGGAGCGCCGCCGTCAGCGAACGTTCGCGCCCCGTGCGGATCGTACGCGAAAATTGGTTTCCGAAGCCCAAGGAGCTTGTGGCGTCCTGAGAATTGCCGCGTCGGAAGGAGTATGCGTCATGATGACCACGGACGATCTCTTCGTAGCCGCCTGCAAAATCGGACGTTCGGCACCGGAATTGGCCGATCTCCTGCGCCGCATCTATACCTCGGAGGACTACTCGGCATGGCGAGGAACGCTCGCCGAACGCGTCCCGTTCCGGCCGGCCGATAAGGGCGAATACGCCGCGCTCGAAGCAGCAGGGCTCGGCCGCGACGGCTCCCTCGCCGTCAAGATCAACATGATGGAAACCCGCATCTTCATAACGGACGGCGTATGGACGCGCCCCGAAAATCGCGTCTTCCCCTTCTGTGACGAGAGCGCGACGTTGCTCACCCAGGTCCGGGCGAGAAAACTGGATGAATGGGCCGACGTGGTGGTCGATCTCGCGACCGGGTGCGGTCACAACATCATCGCCATGAAGGGCGACGCCAGCAAGGCCGGCTTCGACATCAATCCCAGAGCGATCGTCTACGCGGTCATGAACCGGGCCCTCAACGTTCAAGACGGCCGCGATCTCGTCTTCTGCAGCAACGACATCCGCGATGGCATCCCCAAGCTGTTCGATCCGGGCGCCGGCACCAAAGTGCTGTTCGTCGCGAACATGCCGTTCGCTCCGGCGCCGCCTCGTTCGGAGGTGCCGGTCACCACCAACGGCGGCAAGTCCGGCATCGACCTCCAGCTCGCGACCTTCACCGCGATCCGCCGTTTCGCGAAAGAAACCGGCGCGCAGGTCAGAGCGGTCATCCTGGGCATTACCGCAGGCAATGCCGCTGATGGCGTCTGGGATCTCGCCTCGGAAGCGCAAACCCACCTGGGCGGCGACGCGGCTTGGAATATCCTGTCCGACGAGAAGATCTTCCGGATCAACGGCGTTCGACAGATCGAGAATCCGTCCCCTGTCGTACCCGCCCTTAGGCGTTTCGGCTCATGCCGGCTCTACTACGACGCGGATCGGGTCGACACGATGAGTCAACAGTTTGGCGAAGTCGGAGCCGAACTCCTGCGCTCCGGACGGCCGGACTTGGCCTACGGCGTGGTCGACGCAAGACTCTGAGCGCCTGGCCGGACGGCGTCTTCGGCCAGCAGCGTTTGGTGTCCATGGCGCTGGTGAGGCGCGAATGACCCGCCCGCCGGCCGCGAGGAAGATCGTCGGCAACGCCTGGATTTTCACGCGCTGGGCAGTCTCACGATTCCGCTTCAAGTGGTCGGGAGATCATTGTGAACCACCTTGACCGCGTTATTCTTGGAGGCTGCCTCGTCCGCCCTGCAGCCGTACTTCGGCGGCTGGACCATGGCGCAGCCGGCCGGGACCCGCTGCTCGTAGGCCAACACGATATCGAGAGAATGTCAGGATTGACCCAAAGCTTGGTGATCAGGGCATCCGCGATCGCATTGACCGTCTCCTTCGATGGGATTTTTAGACCTGGCGGCAAGGATTCAGGCGCCCCTGTCCGGAGGCGGGGCCCGGCAGAAACAACAGAAAAGCAGCCGTCAGAACATCAATCTTACGCATAGATTTCCATAGATTTCAGAACCTCCGGACCAAAACCGAGCGAAGTCCGCAAATGGCCCGGCGTCAAGCGAGGGTCGCGCCTCGGCAAAGGTTAACAATCTACAAACGTCCCCCGCCGACCTCCTTGCAAGCTCAAAAAGAATATCTTTATCGGTGGCCTGTAAAACCGCACGCAGGAGAGGCCCCCTTGCGTGCCGCTGTTGATACCTTCGTGGAGCATGTCTTCAAGCGCCACCCGGCAGCTTTCTGGCCTGGCGTCGTGGCAGGGCTTGGTGCGTTCGCTTGCCTCATCGCGGATCGGAGCGGCACGGCGGCCGCCCTGCTGACGGCGGCGACAATTCTGCTCAGCGCAAGCGGCCGTATCCGCGTTGCCGACTCATCCGGTATCGACGCAGTGCAGCGCGCTTCGGAGATGGAGAAAGCCCTCGCCCACATGAGCCAGGGCATCGTGCTCGTCGACGAGCACAACGACATCGCCGTCATCAACAAGCGCGCCACGGAGCTGCTCCACTTGCCCGAGGAGTTCGTGACATCGCGCCCGTCTTATCCGGAAGTCCTTGAATATCAAAAGCAGAGCGGCGAGTACGACAACGCCTCGAAAGCCGTGAAGGACTTCGTCGCCGCTGGCGCCAAGGTCGAGAAGTTCGGCATCTACGAACGCGCGACGCGCGACGGAAAGACCCTCGAAATCCACAGCGTGCCGTTCATCGGGCCCGATGGCCAGCCACGCGGATTTGTCAGGTCGTATTTGGAAGTGACCGAGCGCGCCGAAGCCAAGCGAAACCTTGAGGAAACTCTCCGGCGCTTGGAAGAGGAACGCGATCGCCGCGAGAT
The Rhodoplanes sp. Z2-YC6860 genome window above contains:
- a CDS encoding IS630 family transposase (programmed frameshift) produces the protein MTRPLSNDLRERVVAAVRNGESCRTVASRFGVAVSSVVKWSQRYRTTGSVSPSKMGGYRKPVLDPHRAFILERIRQTPHLTLHGLKDELAARGVKVSHNAVWLFLRREDLRFKKTLFALEQARADIARRRKRWRSWQAGLDPRRLVFIDETWIKTSMAPLRGWGRKGDRLRAYAPHGHWRTLTFLGALRHDGLTAPCVFDGPINGECFRAYVQQQLVPALKAGDIVVMDNLGSHKAAVLRQIIRAAGARLWYLPPYSPDLNPIEQAFAKIKHWMRMAQRRTIDDVWRQIGSLVTTIGPRECSNYFANAGYASVKL
- a CDS encoding aspartate/ornithine carbamoyltransferase family protein, with translation MLPGTLARGATPASSSRTVEWNMVIRRALTKATDTIPKHAISLEDFTREAIEACFGLAEAFERSPTSAYSSLADGRVAAILWYQQSFRTRIGFEVAMLRLGGRITGFPEPSSSRSNGFYQESLEDVVRFGGAIVDCIIMRHYEKGALARAAAASPVPVLSGGDGFGEHPSQALGDLYHLRKSFGRIDGLKIGIVGDLEWRALRSLAIGLSKFDTELYILPPPGKTGIPPDVRASLAGNGMHPKTATDINELLSVCDAVTTLGIDQSDFDKAKSEKAKAISTPSSHKITAQGLARAGHDVAVMHVGPITDEIDRSIDGTTAAHYFDEARDGMWMRMAVLASIFDRSAAVSERSRPVRIVRENWFPKPKELVAS